The Actinomycetota bacterium nucleotide sequence TGCATCTTGCGCATAATCGGTGATACCAAATCGAACCGTAGTTGCATCTAGTACCTGAACCCATTCGTGTTCCGCGGTGTACTTCAAATCGCTAGGTATATTCGCCATGGCTTAAGCGTACGGCATGTGGGATTAAGGGGTCTGCAGCGGTACCGTAGCCGTGATTTCCACATCTGGTTGCTCGGCGATAACGACTCGACCGGCACCGTCCTCAACTCTAGCCACGAGCCCGCCGGGAATTCTAAGCGCCGGGCTAAGTACTGAGCTATCGCCAATCACACTAATTACCAGCGGTAATCTCAATTCGGTGCCGGACACAGAGACACCTGTTTCCGTGTCAGCAAACCAGGTGTTTGCCACCACCCGTACCGATTCTTGCGCATCTGCTATTTGAATTGCAGTTGCACCTGCATCTCGTAACTCTTGAATAGCGTCTAACAGCGTTGTGGCAGTCAGATTACGCGAAATCGTCACTGTGATGCCAGCGGCAACAATTTTCTGCGTGCCGGCCAATTGGGCTAATGCTGCTGCTCGGCGCTTCGCCTCAGTAATCGCTTGATATTCGCTACCGCCAAGCAGAGTTTGCCTGGCACTTTCGAGTCGAGACACTTCAGCCTGAAGTCGAGCTTCACGGCCGGAAAGGTCGTCTAGTACAGCTACGAGATCAGTCTGTCGAGCGTTGGCTAGAACTGAGCTTGCAGTTGAGCCGCTGATCGCCGCAGTAGTGGCAAAGCCAAGTAATACAAAAATAGTAGTAATCAAAATTTGCGTCTGATTTAGTTGTGGCGCAAGTGAGCGGCGTAACCGTAGTCGGGCTATGCGACCGGTTCGAGCGGGTCGATGTTTTGGATGCGCTGCCATGCTAAGCCTTTAGCAGATGTCGACGAATAGCGGCGACGTTAGCAAAGATGCGCATAGACAAAACCACTACGACACCCGTTGACATCTGCGAACCTACTCCAAGCTGGTCACCGAGAAATACGATGACTGCTGCCACTACCACATTGGAGAGAAATGAGATAACAAAAATTCGGTCGTTGAAAATGCCATCAAGAACCGACCGAAGTGCGCCGAAGACTGCATCAAGTGCCGCTACTACCGCAATCGGCAAATAAGGTTGGAACCAAAGTGGAACTGTCGGCCGTAGAACTAGACCCAAAATTATGCCCACAATCAGACCGAGAGCCGGGATCATTA carries:
- a CDS encoding DUF1290 domain-containing protein, giving the protein MIPALGLIVGIILGLVLRPTVPLWFQPYLPIAVVAALDAVFGALRSVLDGIFNDRIFVISFLSNVVVAAVIVFLGDQLGVGSQMSTGVVVVLSMRIFANVAAIRRHLLKA
- a CDS encoding DUF881 domain-containing protein, encoding MAAHPKHRPARTGRIARLRLRRSLAPQLNQTQILITTIFVLLGFATTAAISGSTASSVLANARQTDLVAVLDDLSGREARLQAEVSRLESARQTLLGGSEYQAITEAKRRAAALAQLAGTQKIVAAGITVTISRNLTATTLLDAIQELRDAGATAIQIADAQESVRVVANTWFADTETGVSVSGTELRLPLVISVIGDSSVLSPALRIPGGLVARVEDGAGRVVIAEQPDVEITATVPLQTP